In Columba livia isolate bColLiv1 breed racing homer chromosome 25, bColLiv1.pat.W.v2, whole genome shotgun sequence, the following proteins share a genomic window:
- the SNRNP27 gene encoding LOW QUALITY PROTEIN: U4/U6.U5 small nuclear ribonucleoprotein 27 kDa protein (The sequence of the model RefSeq protein was modified relative to this genomic sequence to represent the inferred CDS: substituted 1 base at 1 genomic stop codon), producing the protein MGRSRSRSPPRRERRRSRSTSRERERRRREXSRSRDRDRRRSRSRSPHRRRSRSPRRHRSSSSSPPRLKERRDEEKKEIKDSKGKERQITEEDLQGKTEEEIEMMKTMGFASFDTTKGKKVDGAANAYAINVSQKRKYRQYMNRKGGFNRPLDFIA; encoded by the exons ATGGGCCGCAGCCGCTCCCGGTCACCGCCGAGGCGGG AGCGCCGGCGGTCGCGCTCGACCTCCCGCGAGCGGGAGAGACGGCGCCGGGAGTGATCGCGCTCCCGGGACAGGGACCGGAGGAGGAGCCGCTCACGCTCCCCGCACCGGCGGCGATCCAG GTCGCCGAGACGGCACCGATCGAGCTCATCCTCCCCGCCGCGGCTGAAGGAGCgacgggacgaggagaagaaggagatcAAGGATTCCAAAGGCAAAGAGCGACAGATCACAG AGGAGGATTTGCAGGGCAAGACTGAGGAGGAGATCGAGATGATGAAGACGATGGGATTCGCCTCCTTCGACACGACGAAG GGGAAGAAGGTGGACGGCGCCGCCAACGCCTACGCCATCAACGTGTCCCAGAAGAGGAAGTACAG GCAATACATGAACCGCAAAGGAGGGTTCAACCGGCCCCTGGATTTCATCGCCTGA
- the MXD1 gene encoding max dimerization protein 1, which yields MSGGEGCGLVERPGEADRRRHRPPRSARRRRRSRPGAPSGDMAACGGLSIQLLLEAADYLERREREAEHGYASLLPGGKDGEALRRRAKARRSGGGSRSTHNEMEKNRRAHLRLCLEKLKGLVPPGADAGRHTTLSLLTRAQSHIKKLEDYDRRAVHQIEQLQREQRHLKRQLEKLGVERTRTDSVGSAVSSERSDSDREEIDVDVESTDDLPADLDWSSSSPSDSDERGSLQSVCSDEGYSSAGLKRLKLQSGHKPAPGL from the exons ATGAGCGGCGGCGAGGGGTGTGGCCTGGTGGAACGGCCGGGCGAGGCGGACAGACGGCGCCACCGCCCCCCGCGCTCCgctcgccgccgccgccgctcccggccCGGCGCTCCCAGCGGAGACATGGCGGCGTGCGGCGGGCTCagcatccagctgctgctggaggcgGCCGATTACCTGGAGCGGCGGGAGCGAG AAGCCGAGCACGGCTACGCCTCGCTGCTGCCCGGCGGGAAGGACGGGGAGGCCCTGCGGCGCCGAGCCAAGGCCAGGaggagcggcggcggcagcag GTCGACGCACAACGAGATGGAGAAAAACAG GCGTGCGCACCTGCGGCTGTGCCTGGAGAAGCTGAAGGGGCTGGTGCCGCCGGGCGCTGACGCCGGGAGACACACCACGCTGAGCCTGCTGACCCGCGCACAGTCCCACATCAAG AAGCTCGAGGACTACGACCGGCGAGCCGTGCACCAGATCGAGCAGCTGCAGCGGGAGCAGCGGCACCTGAAGCggcagctggagaagctgggggTGGAGCGGACGCGCACGGACAGCGTGGGCTCGGCCGTGTCCTCGGAGCGCTCCGACTCGGACCGCG AAGAGATCGACGTGGACGTGGAGAGCACGGACGACCTCCCCGCCGACCTCgactggagcagcagcagccccagcgaCTCGGACGAGCGGGGCAGCCTGCAGAGCGTCTGCAGCGACGAGGGCTATTCCAGCGCCGGCCTGAAGCGCTTGAAGCTGCAGAGCGGCCACAAACCGGCTCCCGGGCTATAA